In Neodiprion pinetum isolate iyNeoPine1 chromosome 6, iyNeoPine1.2, whole genome shotgun sequence, one genomic interval encodes:
- the LOC124222198 gene encoding uncharacterized protein has translation MNTPNRDFLRRPDGVRRRSARQALAVIPDMAGLAVSPGEVITLDANAVDNLANSRPGLDSWSPAPSPDELVIQKRGRRRKTIVWSPDVDARKRDSLFSLSSRDRTPVKSPTKSNIMLRSTPRKRLMLGDSNEQQLNTPEKQMKVPTESCNVAPTILEYEIRNRRHVTTLVNDLLKGLSNEQLVKIIMNLISMQEGGSLSSDGPLREVILKQIPMVDIKPLEERLKSLRTNIHASLSSTIDAMNYSDVTVHLDAYQAALVNQGKLLVESQHWISVMEYIFSAWAISKEIPNWEHNGLKNVSRSCFKALACFCAAALQRGKFQPQRLEIYVNQLERMSTDCEDLRLCLQVAKDKVLSNAEK, from the exons ATGAACACACCGAATAGAGATTTTCTCCGACGACCAGATGGTGTTCGTAGGCGGTCTGCACGGCAAGCATTGGCGGTAATACCTGATATGGCAGGGCTTGCTGTCTCACCAG GTGAAGTTATCACCTTGGATGCAAACGCTGTAGATAATCTTGCTAACAGTAGACCTGGATTGGACTCTTGGAGTCCAGCACCTAGCCCAGATGAACTTGTTATACAAAAACGTGGTCGGCGTAGGAAAACTATAGTTTGGTCTCCTGATGTTGATGCGCGAAAGCGAGACAGCCTTTTCAG CTTGAGCTCCAGAGATCGCACCCCTGTGAAAAGTCCGACTAAGTCTAATATTATGCTGAGGAGTACGCCAAGAAAAAGACTCATGCTGGGCGATAGCAATGAGCAGCAACTCAACACCCCTGAAAAACAAATGAAGGTTCCCACTGAATCTTGTAATGTTGCACCGACAATATTGGAATATGAGATTCGCAACAGACGGCATGTTACTACCTTGGTTAATGACCTGTTGAAGGGACTCAGTAATGAACAATTAGTGAAAATCATAATGAATCTTATATCAATGCAAGAAGGTGGATCATTATCATCTGACGGACCTCTGCGAGAAGTGATTTTAAAACAAATCCCAATGGTAGATATCAAACCTTTAGAAGAGAGACTGAAAAGTCTGAGAACAAATATTCATGCAAGTTTATCATCGACCATAGATGCGATGAACTACAGTGATGTCACGGTTCATCTCGATGCGTATCAG GCAGCCCTAGTAAATCAGGGTAAGCTCCTCGTCGAGTCTCAGCACTGGATCTCTGTAAtggaatatatattttctgcTTGGGCTATATCTAAAGAAATTCCAAATTGGGAACATAATGGATTGAAAAACGTCAGCCGAAGCTGCTTCAAAGCTTTAGCGTGCTTTTGTGCTGCAGCCTTGCAGCGAGGGAAGTTTCAACCCCAGAGGTTGGAAATTTACGTGAACCA ACTCGAAAGAATGTCGACAGACTGTGAAGATCTACGACTCTGCCTTCAAGTGGCTAAAGACAAGGTTCTCTCCAATGCAGAAAAATGA